In a single window of the Cygnus olor isolate bCygOlo1 chromosome 5, bCygOlo1.pri.v2, whole genome shotgun sequence genome:
- the NOXRED1 gene encoding NADP-dependent oxidoreductase domain-containing protein 1 isoform X1 has product MPSAQINSFECCRSICCQQVDQDRLQLGFQLTPQLKPSQPVWATVPVFDHTHVSQARTLLGCRISEWSCWALEEAMLPAPCRKGESPLRQPVTRHSSWQRGHKPGQTLSGWNLGRLQADETIEGEEGLLYLTRRHKGLAVNACAHAIFFCRLLQALRPSGTEEALPTSLVGSHGLKVGIIGGGHLGKQLARVLLALGRAPRPSIRISTRRPESLADLQEQGLACLYNNAQLAAWADVLFLCCLPSHVASVCSAVRTAIRKPCVVYSLVTAVPLPRLKQLLRYNAIVRPQYQCSGKEPTKEWGMKGTVTAALQDLAVVQATCPLSSQGKIRVNGKWLVGIFYAALNSSMWQSLPHQKALKLLNDLCFPAHCPICAEQKASCPRFECESFVSKKFASSMTQEETFPWFDLTAAQLRESPFSQLLEKSEFLQQHLALLYQASFGDWPTKQCGLISTKTSLMSAVAEPGVVLDHKTSLSTTASNIFSEIPEETADYDSKSL; this is encoded by the exons ATGCCATCAGCACAAATAAATTCATTTGAGTGTTGCAGGAGCATCTGCTGC CAGCAGGTGGACCAGGACCGTCTCCAGTTGGGTTTTCAGTTAACTCCACAGCTGAAGCCTTCCCAGCCTGTCTGGGCAACTGTTCCTGTATTTGACCAC ACCCATGTATCCCAGGCCAGGACGTTGCTTGGTTGTAGGATTTCTGAatggagctgctgggctctggaaGAGGCGATGCTCCCGGCTCCTTGTAGGAAGGGCGAGAGTCCCCTGAGGCAGCCGGTAACCAGGCACTCGTCATGGCAGCGGGGACACAAACCGGGACAGACCCTGAGCGGGTGGAACCTTGGCAGGCTGCAG GCTGATGAAACCATAGAAGGCGAGGAGGGGTTGCTGTACCTGACAAGGCGCCACAAGGGGCTGGCAGTGAACGCTTGTGCCCATGCCATCTTCTTCTGCAGACTTCTCCAGGCCCTCAG ACCAAGCGGGACCGAGGAGGCCTTGCCGACTTCCCTGGTGGGCAGCCACGGCCTGAAGGTTGGCATTATCGGCGGGGGCCACCTCGGGAAGCAGCTGGCCCGAGTGCTGCTGGCGCTGGGCCGGGCTCCGCGCCCTTCTATCCGCATTTCCACCCGGCGCCCCGAGAGCCTGG CAgacctgcaggagcagggcctCGCCTGCCTCTACAACAACGCGCAGCTGGCGGCCTGGGCAGACGTCctgttcctctgctgcctgccgTCACATGTGGCGTCCGTCTGCTCCGCCGTGCGGACGGCCATCCGGAAACCCTGCGTGGTGTACAGCCTCGTCACTGCGGTCCCTCTGCCCAG gttGAAGCAACTCCTTCGCTACAATGCCATCGTGAGGCCACAGTACCAATGCTCTGGCAAGGAGCCTACGAAGGAGTGGGGGATGAAGGGGACGGTCACAGCAGCGCTGCAAGACCTTGCTGTTGTGCAGGCAACATGCCCCCTCAGCTCCCAGG ggAAAATTAGAGTCAATGGCAAATGGCTGGTGGGCATTTTCTATGCAGCCCTGAACAGCAGCATGTGGCAGAGCCTGCCTCACCAGAAGGCATTGAAATTGCTCAATGACCTCTGTTTTCCTGCACACTGCCCCATCTGTGCCGAGCAGAAAGCTTCCTGCCCACGGTTTGAGTGCGAGAGTTTTGTCAGCAAAAAATTTGCCTCTTCAATGACTCAAGAGGA AACCTTCCCCTGGTTTGACCTGACAGCTGCACAGCTGCGAGAGTCTCCCTTTAGCCAGCTGCTAGAAAAGAGTGAGTTTCTTCAGCAGCATCTTGCTCTGCTATACCAGGCATCTTTTGGAGACTGGCCTACAAAGCAGTGTGGGCTGATCAGCACCAAGACATCTCTTATGtcagctgtggcagagcctggCGTGGTGCTGGATCACAAAACCTCACTGTCCACAACTGCTTCcaatattttctcagaaatccCAGAGGAAACTGCTGACTATGATTCTAAATCCTTGTAA
- the NOXRED1 gene encoding NADP-dependent oxidoreductase domain-containing protein 1 isoform X2 gives MPSAQINSFECCRSICCQQVDQDRLQLGFQLTPQLKPSQPVWATVPVFDHPHVSQARTLLGCRISEWSCWALEEAMLPAPCRKGESPLRQPVTRHSSWQRGHKPGQTLSGWNLGRLQADETIEGEEGLLYLTRRHKGLAVNACAHAIFFCRLLQALRPSGTEEALPTSLVGSHGLKVGIIGGGHLGKQLARVLLALGRAPRPSIRISTRRPESLDLQEQGLACLYNNAQLAAWADVLFLCCLPSHVASVCSAVRTAIRKPCVVYSLVTAVPLPRLKQLLRYNAIVRPQYQCSGKEPTKEWGMKGTVTAALQDLAVVQATCPLSSQGKIRVNGKWLVGIFYAALNSSMWQSLPHQKALKLLNDLCFPAHCPICAEQKASCPRFECESFVSKKFASSMTQEETFPWFDLTAAQLRESPFSQLLEKSEFLQQHLALLYQASFGDWPTKQCGLISTKTSLMSAVAEPGVVLDHKTSLSTTASNIFSEIPEETADYDSKSL, from the exons ATGCCATCAGCACAAATAAATTCATTTGAGTGTTGCAGGAGCATCTGCTGC CAGCAGGTGGACCAGGACCGTCTCCAGTTGGGTTTTCAGTTAACTCCACAGCTGAAGCCTTCCCAGCCTGTCTGGGCAACTGTTCCTGTATTTGACCACC CCCATGTATCCCAGGCCAGGACGTTGCTTGGTTGTAGGATTTCTGAatggagctgctgggctctggaaGAGGCGATGCTCCCGGCTCCTTGTAGGAAGGGCGAGAGTCCCCTGAGGCAGCCGGTAACCAGGCACTCGTCATGGCAGCGGGGACACAAACCGGGACAGACCCTGAGCGGGTGGAACCTTGGCAGGCTGCAG GCTGATGAAACCATAGAAGGCGAGGAGGGGTTGCTGTACCTGACAAGGCGCCACAAGGGGCTGGCAGTGAACGCTTGTGCCCATGCCATCTTCTTCTGCAGACTTCTCCAGGCCCTCAG ACCAAGCGGGACCGAGGAGGCCTTGCCGACTTCCCTGGTGGGCAGCCACGGCCTGAAGGTTGGCATTATCGGCGGGGGCCACCTCGGGAAGCAGCTGGCCCGAGTGCTGCTGGCGCTGGGCCGGGCTCCGCGCCCTTCTATCCGCATTTCCACCCGGCGCCCCGAGAGCCTGG acctgcaggagcagggcctCGCCTGCCTCTACAACAACGCGCAGCTGGCGGCCTGGGCAGACGTCctgttcctctgctgcctgccgTCACATGTGGCGTCCGTCTGCTCCGCCGTGCGGACGGCCATCCGGAAACCCTGCGTGGTGTACAGCCTCGTCACTGCGGTCCCTCTGCCCAG gttGAAGCAACTCCTTCGCTACAATGCCATCGTGAGGCCACAGTACCAATGCTCTGGCAAGGAGCCTACGAAGGAGTGGGGGATGAAGGGGACGGTCACAGCAGCGCTGCAAGACCTTGCTGTTGTGCAGGCAACATGCCCCCTCAGCTCCCAGG ggAAAATTAGAGTCAATGGCAAATGGCTGGTGGGCATTTTCTATGCAGCCCTGAACAGCAGCATGTGGCAGAGCCTGCCTCACCAGAAGGCATTGAAATTGCTCAATGACCTCTGTTTTCCTGCACACTGCCCCATCTGTGCCGAGCAGAAAGCTTCCTGCCCACGGTTTGAGTGCGAGAGTTTTGTCAGCAAAAAATTTGCCTCTTCAATGACTCAAGAGGA AACCTTCCCCTGGTTTGACCTGACAGCTGCACAGCTGCGAGAGTCTCCCTTTAGCCAGCTGCTAGAAAAGAGTGAGTTTCTTCAGCAGCATCTTGCTCTGCTATACCAGGCATCTTTTGGAGACTGGCCTACAAAGCAGTGTGGGCTGATCAGCACCAAGACATCTCTTATGtcagctgtggcagagcctggCGTGGTGCTGGATCACAAAACCTCACTGTCCACAACTGCTTCcaatattttctcagaaatccCAGAGGAAACTGCTGACTATGATTCTAAATCCTTGTAA
- the NOXRED1 gene encoding NADP-dependent oxidoreductase domain-containing protein 1 isoform X3, with amino-acid sequence MPSAQINSFECCRSICCQQVDQDRLQLGFQLTPQLKPSQPVWATVPVFDHPHVSQARTLLGCRISEWSCWALEEAMLPAPCRKGESPLRQPVTRHSSWQRGHKPGQTLSGWNLGRLQADETIEGEEGLLYLTRRHKGLAVNACAHAIFFCRLLQALRPSGTEEALPTSLVGSHGLKVGIIGGGHLGKQLARVLLALGRAPRPSIRISTRRPESLADLQEQGLACLYNNAQLAAWADVLFLCCLPSHVASVCSAVRTAIRKPCVVYSLVTAVPLPRLKQLLRYNAIVRPQYQCSGKEPTKEWGMKGTVTAALQDLAVVQATCPLSSQGKIRVNGKWLVGIFYAALNSSMWQSLPHQKALKLLNDLCFPAHCPICAEQKASCPRFECESFVSKKFASSMTQEE; translated from the exons ATGCCATCAGCACAAATAAATTCATTTGAGTGTTGCAGGAGCATCTGCTGC CAGCAGGTGGACCAGGACCGTCTCCAGTTGGGTTTTCAGTTAACTCCACAGCTGAAGCCTTCCCAGCCTGTCTGGGCAACTGTTCCTGTATTTGACCACC CCCATGTATCCCAGGCCAGGACGTTGCTTGGTTGTAGGATTTCTGAatggagctgctgggctctggaaGAGGCGATGCTCCCGGCTCCTTGTAGGAAGGGCGAGAGTCCCCTGAGGCAGCCGGTAACCAGGCACTCGTCATGGCAGCGGGGACACAAACCGGGACAGACCCTGAGCGGGTGGAACCTTGGCAGGCTGCAG GCTGATGAAACCATAGAAGGCGAGGAGGGGTTGCTGTACCTGACAAGGCGCCACAAGGGGCTGGCAGTGAACGCTTGTGCCCATGCCATCTTCTTCTGCAGACTTCTCCAGGCCCTCAG ACCAAGCGGGACCGAGGAGGCCTTGCCGACTTCCCTGGTGGGCAGCCACGGCCTGAAGGTTGGCATTATCGGCGGGGGCCACCTCGGGAAGCAGCTGGCCCGAGTGCTGCTGGCGCTGGGCCGGGCTCCGCGCCCTTCTATCCGCATTTCCACCCGGCGCCCCGAGAGCCTGG CAgacctgcaggagcagggcctCGCCTGCCTCTACAACAACGCGCAGCTGGCGGCCTGGGCAGACGTCctgttcctctgctgcctgccgTCACATGTGGCGTCCGTCTGCTCCGCCGTGCGGACGGCCATCCGGAAACCCTGCGTGGTGTACAGCCTCGTCACTGCGGTCCCTCTGCCCAG gttGAAGCAACTCCTTCGCTACAATGCCATCGTGAGGCCACAGTACCAATGCTCTGGCAAGGAGCCTACGAAGGAGTGGGGGATGAAGGGGACGGTCACAGCAGCGCTGCAAGACCTTGCTGTTGTGCAGGCAACATGCCCCCTCAGCTCCCAGG ggAAAATTAGAGTCAATGGCAAATGGCTGGTGGGCATTTTCTATGCAGCCCTGAACAGCAGCATGTGGCAGAGCCTGCCTCACCAGAAGGCATTGAAATTGCTCAATGACCTCTGTTTTCCTGCACACTGCCCCATCTGTGCCGAGCAGAAAGCTTCCTGCCCACGGTTTGAGTGCGAGAGTTTTGTCAGCAAAAAATTTGCCTCTTCAATGACTCAAGAGGAGTAA
- the NOXRED1 gene encoding NADP-dependent oxidoreductase domain-containing protein 1 isoform X4, which produces MCDIAEPFTSFQADETIEGEEGLLYLTRRHKGLAVNACAHAIFFCRLLQALRPSGTEEALPTSLVGSHGLKVGIIGGGHLGKQLARVLLALGRAPRPSIRISTRRPESLADLQEQGLACLYNNAQLAAWADVLFLCCLPSHVASVCSAVRTAIRKPCVVYSLVTAVPLPRLKQLLRYNAIVRPQYQCSGKEPTKEWGMKGTVTAALQDLAVVQATCPLSSQGKIRVNGKWLVGIFYAALNSSMWQSLPHQKALKLLNDLCFPAHCPICAEQKASCPRFECESFVSKKFASSMTQEETFPWFDLTAAQLRESPFSQLLEKSEFLQQHLALLYQASFGDWPTKQCGLISTKTSLMSAVAEPGVVLDHKTSLSTTASNIFSEIPEETADYDSKSL; this is translated from the exons ATGTGCGACATTGCAGAGCCTTTCACGTCCTTCCAGGCTGATGAAACCATAGAAGGCGAGGAGGGGTTGCTGTACCTGACAAGGCGCCACAAGGGGCTGGCAGTGAACGCTTGTGCCCATGCCATCTTCTTCTGCAGACTTCTCCAGGCCCTCAG ACCAAGCGGGACCGAGGAGGCCTTGCCGACTTCCCTGGTGGGCAGCCACGGCCTGAAGGTTGGCATTATCGGCGGGGGCCACCTCGGGAAGCAGCTGGCCCGAGTGCTGCTGGCGCTGGGCCGGGCTCCGCGCCCTTCTATCCGCATTTCCACCCGGCGCCCCGAGAGCCTGG CAgacctgcaggagcagggcctCGCCTGCCTCTACAACAACGCGCAGCTGGCGGCCTGGGCAGACGTCctgttcctctgctgcctgccgTCACATGTGGCGTCCGTCTGCTCCGCCGTGCGGACGGCCATCCGGAAACCCTGCGTGGTGTACAGCCTCGTCACTGCGGTCCCTCTGCCCAG gttGAAGCAACTCCTTCGCTACAATGCCATCGTGAGGCCACAGTACCAATGCTCTGGCAAGGAGCCTACGAAGGAGTGGGGGATGAAGGGGACGGTCACAGCAGCGCTGCAAGACCTTGCTGTTGTGCAGGCAACATGCCCCCTCAGCTCCCAGG ggAAAATTAGAGTCAATGGCAAATGGCTGGTGGGCATTTTCTATGCAGCCCTGAACAGCAGCATGTGGCAGAGCCTGCCTCACCAGAAGGCATTGAAATTGCTCAATGACCTCTGTTTTCCTGCACACTGCCCCATCTGTGCCGAGCAGAAAGCTTCCTGCCCACGGTTTGAGTGCGAGAGTTTTGTCAGCAAAAAATTTGCCTCTTCAATGACTCAAGAGGA AACCTTCCCCTGGTTTGACCTGACAGCTGCACAGCTGCGAGAGTCTCCCTTTAGCCAGCTGCTAGAAAAGAGTGAGTTTCTTCAGCAGCATCTTGCTCTGCTATACCAGGCATCTTTTGGAGACTGGCCTACAAAGCAGTGTGGGCTGATCAGCACCAAGACATCTCTTATGtcagctgtggcagagcctggCGTGGTGCTGGATCACAAAACCTCACTGTCCACAACTGCTTCcaatattttctcagaaatccCAGAGGAAACTGCTGACTATGATTCTAAATCCTTGTAA
- the NOXRED1 gene encoding NADP-dependent oxidoreductase domain-containing protein 1 isoform X5, whose amino-acid sequence MCDIAEPFTSFQADETIEGEEGLLYLTRRHKGLAVNACAHAIFFCRLLQALRPSGTEEALPTSLVGSHGLKVGIIGGGHLGKQLARVLLALGRAPRPSIRISTRRPESLDLQEQGLACLYNNAQLAAWADVLFLCCLPSHVASVCSAVRTAIRKPCVVYSLVTAVPLPRLKQLLRYNAIVRPQYQCSGKEPTKEWGMKGTVTAALQDLAVVQATCPLSSQGKIRVNGKWLVGIFYAALNSSMWQSLPHQKALKLLNDLCFPAHCPICAEQKASCPRFECESFVSKKFASSMTQEETFPWFDLTAAQLRESPFSQLLEKSEFLQQHLALLYQASFGDWPTKQCGLISTKTSLMSAVAEPGVVLDHKTSLSTTASNIFSEIPEETADYDSKSL is encoded by the exons ATGTGCGACATTGCAGAGCCTTTCACGTCCTTCCAGGCTGATGAAACCATAGAAGGCGAGGAGGGGTTGCTGTACCTGACAAGGCGCCACAAGGGGCTGGCAGTGAACGCTTGTGCCCATGCCATCTTCTTCTGCAGACTTCTCCAGGCCCTCAG ACCAAGCGGGACCGAGGAGGCCTTGCCGACTTCCCTGGTGGGCAGCCACGGCCTGAAGGTTGGCATTATCGGCGGGGGCCACCTCGGGAAGCAGCTGGCCCGAGTGCTGCTGGCGCTGGGCCGGGCTCCGCGCCCTTCTATCCGCATTTCCACCCGGCGCCCCGAGAGCCTGG acctgcaggagcagggcctCGCCTGCCTCTACAACAACGCGCAGCTGGCGGCCTGGGCAGACGTCctgttcctctgctgcctgccgTCACATGTGGCGTCCGTCTGCTCCGCCGTGCGGACGGCCATCCGGAAACCCTGCGTGGTGTACAGCCTCGTCACTGCGGTCCCTCTGCCCAG gttGAAGCAACTCCTTCGCTACAATGCCATCGTGAGGCCACAGTACCAATGCTCTGGCAAGGAGCCTACGAAGGAGTGGGGGATGAAGGGGACGGTCACAGCAGCGCTGCAAGACCTTGCTGTTGTGCAGGCAACATGCCCCCTCAGCTCCCAGG ggAAAATTAGAGTCAATGGCAAATGGCTGGTGGGCATTTTCTATGCAGCCCTGAACAGCAGCATGTGGCAGAGCCTGCCTCACCAGAAGGCATTGAAATTGCTCAATGACCTCTGTTTTCCTGCACACTGCCCCATCTGTGCCGAGCAGAAAGCTTCCTGCCCACGGTTTGAGTGCGAGAGTTTTGTCAGCAAAAAATTTGCCTCTTCAATGACTCAAGAGGA AACCTTCCCCTGGTTTGACCTGACAGCTGCACAGCTGCGAGAGTCTCCCTTTAGCCAGCTGCTAGAAAAGAGTGAGTTTCTTCAGCAGCATCTTGCTCTGCTATACCAGGCATCTTTTGGAGACTGGCCTACAAAGCAGTGTGGGCTGATCAGCACCAAGACATCTCTTATGtcagctgtggcagagcctggCGTGGTGCTGGATCACAAAACCTCACTGTCCACAACTGCTTCcaatattttctcagaaatccCAGAGGAAACTGCTGACTATGATTCTAAATCCTTGTAA
- the TMED8 gene encoding protein TMED8: MSAVPPAAASGPRFEPPAAGAPGGISGPHGGERRRPRGPSENEDAARETELADQPAESSQSSASQRGSQIRSPVSVGVTEDSKEEGCTLKDQEAAELEEKLPDQTQPTKEEAVVRMTNYHIHQGGGDIVMIQSDHTGAVDILSAELETADLLGEQRKAQPPPLAPPTTWTMGKMKEFKTKVGKEKNARMVVKRGEVVTVRVPTHPDGKRLCWEFATDDYDIGFGVYFDWTTVTSTAITVQVSESSDEEDEEEEEEIEGLAPVGDVERGSKSYLRNRYGEIMPVYRRDSHREVQAGSHDYPGEGIYLLKFDNSYSLLRNKTLFFHVYYTS, encoded by the exons ATGTCGGCCgtgccgcccgccgccgcctcgggACCTCGGTTCGAGCCCCCGGCCGCCGGGGCGCCGGGCGGCATCAGCGGCCCCcacggcggggagcggcggcggccccggggccccTCAG AAAACGAAGATGCAGCCCGAGAGACAGAGCTTGCGGATCAGCCGGCGGAGTCCTCGCAGTCCAGCGCCTCGCAGCGCGG GTCGCAGATTAGGTCGCCTGTGAGTGTCGGAGTGACAGAGGATTCGAAGGAAGAAGGTTGCACTTTGAAGGACCAGGAAGCGGCTGAACTAGAAGAGAAGCTGCCTGACCAAACCCAGCCCACCAAAGAG GAAGCTGTTGTTCGAATGACCAACTACCACATACATCAAGGAGGAGGGGATATAGTCATGATTCAGTCGGATCACACTGGTGCTGTGGATatcctttctgctgagctggagACTGCAGACCTCCTTGGGGAGCAGAGGAAAG CTCAGCCTCCCCCTCTGGCTCCACCCACTACGTGGACCATGGGGAAGATGAAGGAATTCAAAACCAaggtgggaaaggagaagaatgCTAGGATGGTGGTGAAGCGAGGTGAGGTGGTGACGGTCCGTGTGCCAACCCATCCTGATGGGAAACGTCTTTGCTGGGAGTTCGCTACAGATGACTACGACATCGGATTTGGAGTCTATTTTGACTGGACCACTGTTACTAGCACTGCCATTACTGTTCAGGTCAGCGAATCCAGTGAtgaggaggatgaagaggaggaagaagaaattgaag GACTCGCCCCTGTGGGTGATGTGGAAAGGGGCTCCAAAAGCTACCTGCGGAACCGCTACGGAGAGATCATGCCTGTGTATCGAAGGGACAGCCATCGGGaggtgcaggcaggcagccacGACTACCCAGGCGAGGGCATCTACCTGCTGAAATTTGATAACTCCTACTCCCTCCTCCGCAATAAGACTCTCTTCTTTCATGTCTATTACACTAGCtga